The following are encoded together in the Methanosarcina flavescens genome:
- a CDS encoding DHH family phosphoesterase encodes MPNFSKDADSNLKNTVKPRYLVLGSGSVGFALAKELRESNKLVIIVDKDEAKVETLREEGFEAIVGDISDPELVDKIDLKNVVVILFLTSNNEANRKGIENFKMVVNPDVQLFSRASDIINKEKMEDLGADYVFMPSKLVATSLSRTLERAESVHRGNRLARWLKGIRDKKLAIVIHDNPDPDAISSGLALKEIAKTLGVEASILYHGRIGHQENKAFLNLLGIDLGKMEEYDLKDFDEIALIDCSVPGVNNMVPPNSYVGVVIDHHPPGDAEIKAEYIDIRPNFGATATIMTKYLQQLNINISKTLATALLYGIRTDTQDFKRKTDPADLSAASYLYPLSNHGILDQLEQPSMAIETLDVLGEAIRNRQVLGSYLLSNVGNIRDRDTLPQAADYLLSLEGISTTVVFGVTEDRIYISGRSNDIRINLGEIMRQAFGEDAGGHANAAGAQIPLGVFSATKDRQTLLRLVNEAVVKRFLSAVGVESTGE; translated from the coding sequence TTGCCTAATTTTTCAAAGGATGCAGATAGCAATCTTAAAAATACAGTCAAACCCAGATACCTTGTTCTGGGAAGTGGAAGTGTTGGTTTTGCGCTTGCGAAAGAGCTCAGGGAAAGCAATAAGCTCGTAATCATCGTTGATAAAGACGAAGCTAAGGTTGAAACTCTCAGAGAGGAAGGCTTTGAGGCCATTGTAGGCGATATCTCTGATCCTGAGCTCGTCGATAAGATTGACCTTAAAAACGTCGTTGTTATACTTTTCCTGACATCCAATAATGAGGCGAACAGGAAGGGCATCGAAAATTTCAAAATGGTAGTTAACCCTGATGTTCAGCTTTTTTCCAGAGCTTCGGACATTATTAACAAGGAAAAAATGGAAGATCTCGGGGCAGACTATGTATTTATGCCTTCCAAGCTTGTTGCGACTTCCCTTTCCCGTACCCTCGAGAGAGCCGAGTCGGTTCACAGGGGCAATAGGCTTGCACGGTGGCTAAAAGGGATAAGGGATAAAAAACTTGCCATTGTTATTCATGATAACCCCGATCCGGATGCTATTTCAAGCGGGCTTGCTCTGAAAGAGATTGCAAAGACCCTCGGGGTCGAAGCAAGCATCCTCTATCATGGCAGGATTGGGCATCAGGAAAACAAAGCTTTTTTAAATCTGCTCGGGATTGACCTTGGTAAGATGGAAGAGTACGACCTGAAAGACTTCGATGAAATCGCCCTGATAGATTGCTCGGTTCCCGGCGTTAATAATATGGTTCCCCCAAATTCTTATGTGGGCGTTGTTATTGACCATCACCCACCCGGGGATGCCGAAATAAAAGCTGAGTATATAGATATCCGGCCGAATTTCGGGGCAACTGCTACTATAATGACAAAGTACCTGCAGCAGCTCAATATCAATATTTCCAAAACCCTTGCAACGGCTCTGCTCTATGGGATCCGGACTGACACCCAGGATTTCAAGCGGAAGACCGACCCTGCAGACCTTTCAGCTGCTTCGTACCTTTACCCCCTTTCGAATCACGGGATTCTAGATCAGCTTGAGCAGCCCTCAATGGCTATCGAAACCCTTGATGTGCTTGGAGAAGCCATCAGGAACCGGCAGGTGCTGGGAAGTTATCTTCTTTCAAATGTCGGCAATATACGGGACAGGGATACCCTCCCACAGGCTGCAGATTACCTTCTGAGCCTTGAGGGAATCTCTACAACTGTAGTTTTCGGGGTCACTGAAGACCGTATCTATATTTCCGGGCGCAGTAACGATATCAGGATTAACCTGGGTGAAATCATGCGCCAAGCTTTCGGTGAAGATGCAGGTGGGCATGCAAACGCAGCAGGAGCCCAGATTCCCCTCGGGGTTTTCAGTGCTACGAAAGACCGGCAGACCTTACTGAGGCTGGTTAATGAAGCCGTTGTCAAAAGGTTCCTGAGTGCAGTCGGAGTCGAAAGTACGGGAGAATAA